The sequence GCTCGAGGCCGATCCCTGGCGCTTTGCCCGCACGCTCTTCGCCGCCGGCTTCCGCAAGGGCGACATCGTCCACAACTGCTTCTCCTACCACCTCACCCCTGCCGGGATGATGGTTGACAGCGCGGCGCGGGCGATCGGCTGCGCGGTCTTTCCGGGCGGCGTCGGCAATACCGAAATGCAGGTCCAGGCCGCGGCGGACCTGAAGCCGAGTGGATATGCGGGGACGCCGAGCTTTCTCAAGATCATCCTCGAGAAAGCCCGCGAGACCGGCGCGGATATCAGCAGCCTGAAGAAAGGCCTGGTCGGCGGTGAAGCCCTGCCGCCAAGCCTTCGCAAGGAGCTCTCAGAACTCGGTTGTGACGTCCTGCAATGCTACGGCACCGCCGATCTCGGGCTCGTCGCCTATGAAAGCCCTGCATTGGAAGGCATGATTCTCGACGAGGGCGTGATCGTGGAAATCGTGCGTCCGGGAACCGGCGATCCGGTGCCCGAGGGTGAGGTCGGTGAGATCGTCGTGACCACCCTCAACCCGAATTATCCGCTGATCCGTTTCGGAACCGGCGACATGTCGGCGGTACTGGCCGGCGCAAGCCCCTGCGGGCGCACCAACCAGCGCATCAAGGGCTGGATGGGCCGTGCCGACCAGACCACCAAGGTCAAGGGCATGTTCGTCCATCCGGGACAGGTGGCCGAAGTCGTCAAGCGCCACCCCGAGATCGCGAAAGCCCGGCTTGTCGTCACCGGGCGGA comes from Nisaea sediminum and encodes:
- a CDS encoding phenylacetate--CoA ligase family protein; amino-acid sequence: MSGEFYDGLETRSMDERESALMTALSKQVAHARAKSSYYRTLLADTDPGAVTSRKALAALPVTRKGDLLELQKKTPPLGGLNAVAPNALGRLYMSPGPIYDAEGLEADPWRFARTLFAAGFRKGDIVHNCFSYHLTPAGMMVDSAARAIGCAVFPGGVGNTEMQVQAAADLKPSGYAGTPSFLKIILEKARETGADISSLKKGLVGGEALPPSLRKELSELGCDVLQCYGTADLGLVAYESPALEGMILDEGVIVEIVRPGTGDPVPEGEVGEIVVTTLNPNYPLIRFGTGDMSAVLAGASPCGRTNQRIKGWMGRADQTTKVKGMFVHPGQVAEVVKRHPEIAKARLVVTGRTSEDVMTLHCESAQHDDSLAKAVAATLQAVTKLRGAVELVAEGSLANDGKVIEDARSYD